A genomic segment from Drosophila miranda strain MSH22 chromosome 3, D.miranda_PacBio2.1, whole genome shotgun sequence encodes:
- the LOC108160832 gene encoding transient-receptor-potential-like protein isoform X2 — MKPQRPLCDRAEQLHTFLCAGMQEVSSGGATRSGSSRTTAPTTMVGGCCIPLGLPQPLLLEEKKFLLAVERGDMPNVRRILQKALRHHHININCMDPLGRRALTLAIDNENLEMVELLVVMGVETKDALLHAINAEFVEAVELLLEHEELIYKEGEQYSWQKVDINTAMFAPDITPLMLAAHKNNFEILRILLDRGAAVPVPHDIRCGCEECMRLMGEDSLRHSLSRVNIYRALCSPSLICLTSNDPILTAFQLSWDLRNLALTEQECKAEYMELRRQCQNFAVDLLDQTRTSNELAIILNYDPQMSSYEPGDRMSLTRLVQAISYKQKKFVAHSNIQQLLSSIWYDGLPGFRRKSIVDKIICIAQVAVLFPVYCFIYMFAPNCRTGRLMRKPFMKFLIHASSYLFFLFILILVSQRADDDFVRIFGTTRMKADLVEQELRQRGQAPSKLELVVVLYVAGFMWEEVQEIFAVGMKNYLRNMWNFIDFLRNTLYVSVMCLRAFAYIQQATEIARDPQMAYIPREKWHDFDPQLIAEGLFAAANVFSALKLVHLFSINPHLGPLQISLGRMVIDIVKFFFIYSLVLFAFACGLNQLLWYFAALEKSKCYVLPGGEADWGSHGDSCMKWRRFGNLFESSQSLFWASFGMVGLDDFELSGIKSYTRFWGLLMFGSYSVINVIVLLNLLIAMMSNSYAMIDEHSDTEWKFARTKLWMSYFEDSATLPPPFNVLPSVKWLIRLFRKSSKAIDRQRSKKRQEQEEFNKYDTIMRSLVWRYVAAMHRKFEQNPVSEDDINEVKSEINTMRYEMLEIFENSGMDVSSANKKERQPRPRRIKVWERRLMKGFQVAPVQTSGESCGDAFCNVNGEGDMREIKVESIPSRPAKETARERFQRVARTVLLQSTTHKWNVVLHGTLPNSQIGRCTKNERKNLQNLGRAIEEAKRLIMLNPGCSSGRESPIRIEFEDEKSSTLLELLNQISEEISERERPRIKPTWRPPLKSVAARALAANQGRSYTAPELKISRKSLPAPPPAPAPAAAPTKTAISHLASNRSRELPLCPSKLVTTAPAPAATLLKKSAPLATATSSRTPFSVERKERGHISDGVQAGNPNSFDIHVVDLDERSRRLGGDNVSDISSIASTSPQRPMKRN; from the exons ATGAAGCCCCAGCGTCCATTGTGCGACCGTGCTGAACAATTGCACACGTTTTTATGCGCTGGAATGCAAGAA GTATCGTCTGGAGGCGCCACACGCAGTGGGAGCAGCCGCACTACAGCCCCCACAACAATGGTGGGCGGCTGCTGTATTCCACTGGGATTACCGCAACCTTTGCTGCTCGAGGAGAAGAAATTCCTGCTGGCTGTGGAGCGCGGCGATATGCCGAATGTACGCAG AATCCTGCAGAAGGCGCTGCGCCATCACCACATCAACATCAACTGCATGGATCCACTGGGCCGGAGAGCCCTCACTCTGGCCATCGACAACGAGAAtctcgagatggtggagctgCTCGTCGTCATGGGAGTGGAGACAAAGGACGCCCTGCTGCATGCCATCAATGCGGAGTTTGTCGAGGCCgtggagctgctgctcgagcaCGAGGAGCTCATCTACAAGGAGGGCGAGCAATAT AGCTGGCAGAAGGTGGACATCAATACGGCTATGTTTGCCCCGGATATCACGCCCCTGATGCTGGCGGCTCACAAGAACAACTTTGAGATACTGCGCATTCTCTTGGATCGGGGAGCGGCTGTGCCAGTGCCCCACGACATTCG TTGTGGCTGTGAGGAGTGCATGCGCCTCATGGGCGAGGACTCGCTGAGGCACTCCCTGTCGCGGGTCAACATATATCGGGCCCTGTGCAGCCCCTCGCTGATCTGCCTCACCTCTAACGATCCCATCCTGACCGCCTTTCAGCTCTCCTGGGATCTGCGGAACCTAGCGCTGACAGAGCAGGAGTGCAAGGCGGAGTACATGGAGCTGCGGCGGCAGTGCCAGAACTTTGCGGTGGATCTGCTTGACCAGACGCGTACCTCCAACGAGCTGGCCATCATCCTCAACTACGATCCGCAGATGTCCAGCTACGAGCCAGGGGACCGCATGAGTCTCACACGTCTCGTCCAGGCCATATCCTACAAGCAGAAGAAG TTTGTGGCCCACTCAAACATCCAGCAATTGCTCTCCTCCATTTGGTACGACGGGTTGCCAGGGTTCCGGCGCAAGAGCATCGTGGATAAAATCATCTGCATCGCACAGGTGGCCGTGCTCTTTCCTGTGTACTGTTTTATCTACATGTTTGCCCCCAACTGCCGGACGGGACGGCTGATGCGGAAGCCATTTATGAAGTTTCTCATCCATGCCTCCTCGTATTTGTTCTTTCTTT TCATCCTCATCCTGGTCTCGCAGCGAGCGGACGATGACTTTGTGCGTATCTTCGGCACGACGCGGATGAAGGCAGATCTGGTGGAGCAGGAGCTGCGTCAGCGGGGCCAGGCGCCGAGCAAGCTGGAGCTGGTCGTGGTCCTATACGTGGCGGGTTTTATGTGGGAGGAAGTGCAGGAGATATTCGCCGTGGGCATGAAGAACTACCTTCGCAACATGTGGAACTTTATCGACTTCCTACGCAACACCCTCTATGTGAGTGTCATGTGTCTGAG GGCCTTCGCCTACATCCAGCAGGCCACGGAAATAGCCAGGGATCCACAGATGGCCTACATTCCGCGCGAGAAGTGGCACGACTTCGATCCGCAGCTCATAGCCGAGGGACTCTTTGCGGCCGCCAATGTCTTCTCCGCCCTGAAGCTGGTGCACCTGTTCAGCATCAATCCCCATTTGGGCCCGCTGCAGATCTCGCTGGGCCGCATGGTCATCGACATTGTCAAGTTCTTCTTCATCTACTCCCTGGTGCTGTTTGCCTTCGCCTGTGGCCTCAATCAGCTGCTCTGGTACTTTGCGGCCCTGGAGAAGAGCAAGTGCTATGTCCTGCCGGGCGGCGAGGCGGACTGGGGCTCTCACGGCGACTCCTGCATGAAGTGGCGCCGCTTTGGCAA CCTGTTCGAGTCCTCGCAGTCCTTGTTTTGGGCCAGCTTCGGAATGGTGGGCCTGGACGACTTCGAGCTGAGCGGCATCAAGTCCTACACCCGCTTCTGGGGCCTCCTCATGTTCGGCTCGTATAGCGTCATCAATGTGATTGTGCTCCTGAATCTGCTCATCGCCATGATGTCCAATTCGTATGCCATGATTGAT GAGCACTCGGACACCGAGTGGAAGTTCGCCCGCACCAAGCTGTGGATGAGCTATTTCGAGGACAGCGCCACCCTGCCGCCGCCCTTCAATGTGCTGCCCTCGGTGAAGTGGCTCATTAGGCTGTTTCGAAAGTCCAGCAAGGCCATCGATCGGCAGCGCTCAAAG AAGcgacaggagcaggaggagttCAACAAGTACGACACCATCATGCGCTCCCTGGTGTGGCGCTATGTGGCTGCTATGCATCGCAAGTTTGAGCAGAATCCCGTCTCCGAGGATGACATCAACGAGGTGAAGAGCGAAATCAACACGATGCGATACGAAATGCTGGAGATATTCGAGAACAGCGGCATGGACGTGTCCTCGGCGAACAAAAAGGAGCGGC AGCCACGACCCCGACGCATCAAGGTCTGGGAGCGTCGCCTGATGAAGGGCTTCCAGGTGGCTCCGGTTCAAACAAGCGGGGAATCTTGCGGGGATGCTTTCTGCAATGTCAACGGCGAGGGCGACATGCGGGAGATCAAGGTCGAGAGCATACCCTCCAGGCCAGCCAAGGAGACGGCCCGTGAGAGATTCCAGCGAGTGGCGCGCACAGTGCTGCTCCAGTCAACCACCCACAAGTGGAACGTGGTGCTCCATGGCACGCTGCCAAACTCCCAGATCGGACGCTGCACCAAGAACGAGCGCAAGAACCTGCAAAATCTAGGCAGGGCCATCGAAGAGGCCAAAAG GCTTATCATGCTCAATCCAGGCTGTTCCTCGGGTCGTGAGTCGCCCATCCGCATCGAGTTCGAAGATGAGAAGTCGAGCACCTTGCTGGAGCTGCTCAACCAGATCAGCGAAGAAATCAGCGAACGCGAGCGTCCGAGAATCAAACCAACCTGGCGGCCTCCGCTGAAATCCGTGGCCGCCCGGGCCTTGGCAGCCAATCAGGGCAGATCTTACACGGCGCCCGAGCTGAAGATCAGCAGAAAGTCATTGCCAGCGCCGCCACCAGCCCCAGCACCAGCTGCAGCTCCTACTAAAACTGCCATTTCTCACCTGGCTAGCAATCGGTCACGAGAGCTGCCCTTGTGCCCAAGCAAACTAGTGACAACTGCTCCTGCTCCCGCTGCCACTCTCCTCAAGAAATCAGCACCCTTAGCTACGGCTACATCCTCACGCACTCCCTTCTCCGTGGAGCGGAAGGAGCGAGGCCATATCTCAGATGGTGTGCAGGCGGGCAATCCAAACTCCTTCGATATCCACGTGGTCGATCTGGATGAGAGGAGTAGGCGCCTCGGCGGGGATAATGTATCCGATATTAGCTCCATTGCCAGCACGAGTCCCCAGCGGCCAATGAAACGGAACTAA
- the LOC108160832 gene encoding transient-receptor-potential-like protein isoform X1 — protein MKPQRPLCDRAEQLHTFLCAGMQEVSSGGATRSGSSRTTAPTTMVGGCCIPLGLPQPLLLEEKKFLLAVERGDMPNVRRILQKALRHHHININCMDPLGRRALTLAIDNENLEMVELLVVMGVETKDALLHAINAEFVEAVELLLEHEELIYKEGEQYSWQKVDINTAMFAPDITPLMLAAHKNNFEILRILLDRGAAVPVPHDIRCGCEECMRLMGEDSLRHSLSRVNIYRALCSPSLICLTSNDPILTAFQLSWDLRNLALTEQECKAEYMELRRQCQNFAVDLLDQTRTSNELAIILNYDPQMSSYEPGDRMSLTRLVQAISYKQKKFVAHSNIQQLLSSIWYDGLPGFRRKSIVDKIICIAQVAVLFPVYCFIYMFAPNCRTGRLMRKPFMKFLIHASSYLFFLFILILVSQRADDDFVRIFGTTRMKADLVEQELRQRGQAPSKLELVVVLYVAGFMWEEVQEIFAVGMKNYLRNMWNFIDFLRNTLYVSVMCLRAFAYIQQATEIARDPQMAYIPREKWHDFDPQLIAEGLFAAANVFSALKLVHLFSINPHLGPLQISLGRMVIDIVKFFFIYSLVLFAFACGLNQLLWYFAALEKSKCYVLPGGEADWGSHGDSCMKWRRFGNLFESSQSLFWASFGMVGLDDFELSGIKSYTRFWGLLMFGSYSVINVIVLLNLLIAMMSNSYAMIDEHSDTEWKFARTKLWMSYFEDSATLPPPFNVLPSVKWLIRLFRKSSKAIDRQRSKQKRQEQEEFNKYDTIMRSLVWRYVAAMHRKFEQNPVSEDDINEVKSEINTMRYEMLEIFENSGMDVSSANKKERQPRPRRIKVWERRLMKGFQVAPVQTSGESCGDAFCNVNGEGDMREIKVESIPSRPAKETARERFQRVARTVLLQSTTHKWNVVLHGTLPNSQIGRCTKNERKNLQNLGRAIEEAKRLIMLNPGCSSGRESPIRIEFEDEKSSTLLELLNQISEEISERERPRIKPTWRPPLKSVAARALAANQGRSYTAPELKISRKSLPAPPPAPAPAAAPTKTAISHLASNRSRELPLCPSKLVTTAPAPAATLLKKSAPLATATSSRTPFSVERKERGHISDGVQAGNPNSFDIHVVDLDERSRRLGGDNVSDISSIASTSPQRPMKRN, from the exons ATGAAGCCCCAGCGTCCATTGTGCGACCGTGCTGAACAATTGCACACGTTTTTATGCGCTGGAATGCAAGAA GTATCGTCTGGAGGCGCCACACGCAGTGGGAGCAGCCGCACTACAGCCCCCACAACAATGGTGGGCGGCTGCTGTATTCCACTGGGATTACCGCAACCTTTGCTGCTCGAGGAGAAGAAATTCCTGCTGGCTGTGGAGCGCGGCGATATGCCGAATGTACGCAG AATCCTGCAGAAGGCGCTGCGCCATCACCACATCAACATCAACTGCATGGATCCACTGGGCCGGAGAGCCCTCACTCTGGCCATCGACAACGAGAAtctcgagatggtggagctgCTCGTCGTCATGGGAGTGGAGACAAAGGACGCCCTGCTGCATGCCATCAATGCGGAGTTTGTCGAGGCCgtggagctgctgctcgagcaCGAGGAGCTCATCTACAAGGAGGGCGAGCAATAT AGCTGGCAGAAGGTGGACATCAATACGGCTATGTTTGCCCCGGATATCACGCCCCTGATGCTGGCGGCTCACAAGAACAACTTTGAGATACTGCGCATTCTCTTGGATCGGGGAGCGGCTGTGCCAGTGCCCCACGACATTCG TTGTGGCTGTGAGGAGTGCATGCGCCTCATGGGCGAGGACTCGCTGAGGCACTCCCTGTCGCGGGTCAACATATATCGGGCCCTGTGCAGCCCCTCGCTGATCTGCCTCACCTCTAACGATCCCATCCTGACCGCCTTTCAGCTCTCCTGGGATCTGCGGAACCTAGCGCTGACAGAGCAGGAGTGCAAGGCGGAGTACATGGAGCTGCGGCGGCAGTGCCAGAACTTTGCGGTGGATCTGCTTGACCAGACGCGTACCTCCAACGAGCTGGCCATCATCCTCAACTACGATCCGCAGATGTCCAGCTACGAGCCAGGGGACCGCATGAGTCTCACACGTCTCGTCCAGGCCATATCCTACAAGCAGAAGAAG TTTGTGGCCCACTCAAACATCCAGCAATTGCTCTCCTCCATTTGGTACGACGGGTTGCCAGGGTTCCGGCGCAAGAGCATCGTGGATAAAATCATCTGCATCGCACAGGTGGCCGTGCTCTTTCCTGTGTACTGTTTTATCTACATGTTTGCCCCCAACTGCCGGACGGGACGGCTGATGCGGAAGCCATTTATGAAGTTTCTCATCCATGCCTCCTCGTATTTGTTCTTTCTTT TCATCCTCATCCTGGTCTCGCAGCGAGCGGACGATGACTTTGTGCGTATCTTCGGCACGACGCGGATGAAGGCAGATCTGGTGGAGCAGGAGCTGCGTCAGCGGGGCCAGGCGCCGAGCAAGCTGGAGCTGGTCGTGGTCCTATACGTGGCGGGTTTTATGTGGGAGGAAGTGCAGGAGATATTCGCCGTGGGCATGAAGAACTACCTTCGCAACATGTGGAACTTTATCGACTTCCTACGCAACACCCTCTATGTGAGTGTCATGTGTCTGAG GGCCTTCGCCTACATCCAGCAGGCCACGGAAATAGCCAGGGATCCACAGATGGCCTACATTCCGCGCGAGAAGTGGCACGACTTCGATCCGCAGCTCATAGCCGAGGGACTCTTTGCGGCCGCCAATGTCTTCTCCGCCCTGAAGCTGGTGCACCTGTTCAGCATCAATCCCCATTTGGGCCCGCTGCAGATCTCGCTGGGCCGCATGGTCATCGACATTGTCAAGTTCTTCTTCATCTACTCCCTGGTGCTGTTTGCCTTCGCCTGTGGCCTCAATCAGCTGCTCTGGTACTTTGCGGCCCTGGAGAAGAGCAAGTGCTATGTCCTGCCGGGCGGCGAGGCGGACTGGGGCTCTCACGGCGACTCCTGCATGAAGTGGCGCCGCTTTGGCAA CCTGTTCGAGTCCTCGCAGTCCTTGTTTTGGGCCAGCTTCGGAATGGTGGGCCTGGACGACTTCGAGCTGAGCGGCATCAAGTCCTACACCCGCTTCTGGGGCCTCCTCATGTTCGGCTCGTATAGCGTCATCAATGTGATTGTGCTCCTGAATCTGCTCATCGCCATGATGTCCAATTCGTATGCCATGATTGAT GAGCACTCGGACACCGAGTGGAAGTTCGCCCGCACCAAGCTGTGGATGAGCTATTTCGAGGACAGCGCCACCCTGCCGCCGCCCTTCAATGTGCTGCCCTCGGTGAAGTGGCTCATTAGGCTGTTTCGAAAGTCCAGCAAGGCCATCGATCGGCAGCGCTCAAAG CAGAAGcgacaggagcaggaggagttCAACAAGTACGACACCATCATGCGCTCCCTGGTGTGGCGCTATGTGGCTGCTATGCATCGCAAGTTTGAGCAGAATCCCGTCTCCGAGGATGACATCAACGAGGTGAAGAGCGAAATCAACACGATGCGATACGAAATGCTGGAGATATTCGAGAACAGCGGCATGGACGTGTCCTCGGCGAACAAAAAGGAGCGGC AGCCACGACCCCGACGCATCAAGGTCTGGGAGCGTCGCCTGATGAAGGGCTTCCAGGTGGCTCCGGTTCAAACAAGCGGGGAATCTTGCGGGGATGCTTTCTGCAATGTCAACGGCGAGGGCGACATGCGGGAGATCAAGGTCGAGAGCATACCCTCCAGGCCAGCCAAGGAGACGGCCCGTGAGAGATTCCAGCGAGTGGCGCGCACAGTGCTGCTCCAGTCAACCACCCACAAGTGGAACGTGGTGCTCCATGGCACGCTGCCAAACTCCCAGATCGGACGCTGCACCAAGAACGAGCGCAAGAACCTGCAAAATCTAGGCAGGGCCATCGAAGAGGCCAAAAG GCTTATCATGCTCAATCCAGGCTGTTCCTCGGGTCGTGAGTCGCCCATCCGCATCGAGTTCGAAGATGAGAAGTCGAGCACCTTGCTGGAGCTGCTCAACCAGATCAGCGAAGAAATCAGCGAACGCGAGCGTCCGAGAATCAAACCAACCTGGCGGCCTCCGCTGAAATCCGTGGCCGCCCGGGCCTTGGCAGCCAATCAGGGCAGATCTTACACGGCGCCCGAGCTGAAGATCAGCAGAAAGTCATTGCCAGCGCCGCCACCAGCCCCAGCACCAGCTGCAGCTCCTACTAAAACTGCCATTTCTCACCTGGCTAGCAATCGGTCACGAGAGCTGCCCTTGTGCCCAAGCAAACTAGTGACAACTGCTCCTGCTCCCGCTGCCACTCTCCTCAAGAAATCAGCACCCTTAGCTACGGCTACATCCTCACGCACTCCCTTCTCCGTGGAGCGGAAGGAGCGAGGCCATATCTCAGATGGTGTGCAGGCGGGCAATCCAAACTCCTTCGATATCCACGTGGTCGATCTGGATGAGAGGAGTAGGCGCCTCGGCGGGGATAATGTATCCGATATTAGCTCCATTGCCAGCACGAGTCCCCAGCGGCCAATGAAACGGAACTAA